The proteins below are encoded in one region of Diceros bicornis minor isolate mBicDic1 chromosome 14, mDicBic1.mat.cur, whole genome shotgun sequence:
- the LOC131413338 gene encoding zinc finger protein 883-like yields the protein MAVDTRKSAGQLFQASWGQQGPVMVKVKLEEDCPRNQGLSIPEDQLPPWEIFRQQFRQFCYQDSPGPRMALSRLRELCRQWLRPETHTKEQILELLVLEQFLTILPQELQAWVQEHHPESGEEAVSILEDLERKRNVIQHLQQLRSRSYHTWKLSSERLCNLAEDVSACALEQKILLQTMTLQTLEEESSYSWVQPPAIQFKGKGPEPQTSEERDGGVRTENMTLDTKQELCEETERHREGSDGHHETVSQPTKYRGDSEPTGSLEMQNGDATSEKKYKCDECRKTFMCIRGLQMHRRIHTGEKLYPCTECGKVFIRRAELSQHQGLHSKEKPYQCKECGKGFNQKAGLFQHLKIHTGEKPHRCSKCGRCFSRRSLLTKHQSLHTGEKPFDCVDCGKSFCHNSDLIEHQGFHNREKPYECNLCGKAFRQRAHLVEHQRIHSEEKPYECKVCGKAFTQYAGLNQHQRIHTGEKPFECPICGRAFSRSSELIIHHRIHSGEKPYECAECGKTFSVSSTLIIHQRSHTGEKPYKCDKCGEAFSQCSGLNKHKLGGKHGNPPEPRKYKCDECEKTFTRPSGLRNHKRIHTGDKTYQCPECGRVFTRGEHLIEHQGIHDKVKPYQCKECGKAFSQRTGLSHHLRIHTGEKPFACSECGRAFSWKSDLNKHKRVHSEEKPYQCEECGKAYKQRATLIQHQRGHIVLSPGEVTGVKPAVEAQP from the exons ATGGCTGTGGACACAAGAAAGTCTGCCGGCCAGCTGTTCCAAGCCTCATGGGGTCAGCAGGGACCTGTGATGGTGAAGGTGAAGTTGGAGGAGGACTGCCCCAGGAATCAGGGCCTCAGCATTCCAGAGGACCAGCTCCCTCCCTGGGAGATCTTCAGGCAGCAGTTCAGACAATTCTGCTACCAGGATTCCCCTGGACCACGTATGGCCCTGAGCCGGCTCCGGGAGCTCTGCCGTCAGTGGCTCAGGCCGGAGACACATACCAAGGAGCAGATCCTGGAGCTGCTGGTGCTGGAGCAGTTCCTGACCATCCTGCCCCAGGAGCTCCAGGCCTGGGTGCAGGAGCATCATCCAGAAAGCGGGGAGGAGGCAGTGTCGATACTGGAGGatctggaaagaaagagaaat GTCATTCAACATTTACAGCAACTAAGAAGTAGGTCATATCACACATGGAAACTAAGTTCAGAGAGGTTGTGTAACTTGGCCGAGGAC GTTTCAGCCTGTGCTCTGGAACAGAAAATCCTTTTGCAGACGATGACCCTTCAGACCCTAGAGGAAGAGTCTTCATACAGCTGGGTTCAGCCCCCGGCGATCCAGTTCAAGGGCAAAGGACCTGAGCCCCAAACATCAGAAGAAAGAG ATGGTGGTGTGAGGACTGAGAACATGACATTAGACACGAAGCAGGAACTTTgtgaagaaacagaaagacaTAGGGAGGGGTCTGATGGACATCATGAAACGGTGTCTCAGCCCACCAAATACAGAGGAGACAGTGAACCTACTGGAAGTTTGGAAATGCAGAATGGGGATGCcacaagtgaaaaaaaatataaatgtgatgAATGTAGGAAAACCTTCATGTGTATCAGAGGCCTTCAGATGCATAGGAGgatccacactggagagaaactgtACCCATGCACAGAATGTGGAAAGGTCTTTATCAGACGTGCAGAACTTAGCCAGCATCAGGGGCTTCACAGCAAGGAAAAGCCCTATCAATGTAAAGAGTGTGGCAAAGGCTTCAATCAGAAGGCAGGCCTCTTCCAACATCTGAAAAtccacactggagaaaagcccCATCGATGTAGTAAATGTGGCAGATGTTTTAGTCGGAGATCACTTCTCACAAAGCATCAGAGtctccacactggagagaaaccttttgACTGTGTGGACTGTGGGAAATCTTTCTGCCACAATTCAGACCTCATTGAACATCAGGGATTCCACAACAGAGAGAAACCTTATGAGTGTAAtttatgtgggaaagccttcaggcAGCGTGCACATCTTGTTGAGCATCAGCGAATTCACAGTgaagaaaaaccctatgaatgtaaagtaTGTGGAAAAGCATTCACTCAGTATGCAGGACTTAACCAACACCAGAgaatccacactggagagaaaccttttgAATGTCCTATATGTGGACGAGCCTTTAGCCGGAGCTCAGAACTCATAATACATCACAGAATCCACTCAGgggaaaaaccctatgaatgtgcCGAGTGTGGAAAAACCTTTAGTGTGAGCTCAACCCTTATCATACATCAGAGGAGTCACACTGGGGAGAAGCCCTATAAATGTGACAAGTGTGGTGAAGCCTTCAGTCAATGCTCAGGCCTTAATAAACACAAGTTAGGAGGGAAGCATGGAAACCCTCCTGAGCCAAGAAAGTATAAGTGTGATGAGTGTGAGAAGACCTTTACTAGGCCTTCTGGCCTGAGGAACCACAAAAGAATTCACACTGGGGATAAGACCTACCAATGTCCTGAGTGTGGGAGGGTCTTCACAAGGGGTGAGCATCTTATTGAACATCAGGGGATTCATGACAAGGTGAAGCCCTATCAATGTAAAGAGTGTGGCAAAGCCTTCAGTCAAAGGACAGGTCTTAGTCACCATCTCAGGATCCACACGGGAGAAAAACCTTTTGCGTGTTCTGAATGTGGGCGAGCCTTCAGCTGGAAGTCAGATCTCAATAAACATAAGAGAGTCCACTCTGAGGAAAAACCTTATCAATGTGAAGAGTGTGGGAAGGCCTATAAGCAGAGAGCAACACTGATCCAACATCAGAGAGGCCACATTGTGCTAAGCCCCGGTGAGGTGACTGGGGTGAAGCCTGCAGTGGAAGCTCAGCCCTGA